The DNA region CGATCATGTGGTAGCCGCGGTACGGCGCGCGCTGGAACCAGCCGATCACGCCCGAGAGGCTGAGGTAGAGATTGCGGTGCTTTCCGGCCAGGCCGATCAGCTCCTCGGAGTGCGGCCAGCCCATGTGGTACGCGATCACCTTGAGATCCGGGAAGTCGAGCAGGACGTCGTCGAGCAGTCCGGGGTGGCTGAAGCGGCTCGGCTGCGGAACCACGTACGACATTCCCGTGTGTACGGTCAGCGCGATGTCGAGTTCGCAGGCCTTCTCGTAGAAGGGCCAGAGGCGCTTGTCGTTGAGCGCCCCCTCGTCCTCGCAGACGTAGACCTTGCAGAGCCGGGCGTTGCGTTCCTTCACCAGGAACTCGAGCTCCCAGATCGCGTGCTCCACGCCGCGCTTCAGGATCGGCCCGACGTTGCACTCCAGATACAGGCGTTCCCGGTAGGGCTCGATCTGCGACAGGATGAAGCCGTTGCTCGACATGGGCATCGCATGCCCGCTGATGTCCATCATCGGCTCGCGCAGCGCGAAGGCCACGTCGACGCGCGCCTCGTCCATGTACTTGACCAGCTCCTCGGCGATCGGCGCGGGCATGTGTCCGCCCCCGGCCAGATCGCGACCCGCCCAGGCGCGCATCACGCCGTCGACGCTCTGCCACCAGCGCGTGAAGTTCGGGTAGTAGCTCATCTCGGCCATCGACTGGGGGTTCATCAGGTGGCACTCGCTGAGTGCGACGAAGGGATCGCTTGCGTTCATCGGGGCTGCTCCTTCATGAGTCTCCAGAGGCGCTCCGGAGTTGCGGGTATCTCGGTCGCGACCACGCCGAGCGGCGAGAGCGCGTCGTTGATCGCGCAAAGCATCGCGGCCGGCGTGGTGTGCATCGCTCCCTCGCCCACGCCCTTCGCGCCGAGCGGCGTGAACGGCGACGGAGTCACGATCGCGGTCTTGCGCGTCTCGGGAACGTCGTGGATCGTGGGGAGCAGGTAGTCCATCAGCGTCGCGGTCAGCGGCTGACCGGACGCGTCGTAGTGGTACTCCTCGAGCAGCGCCGCGCCGATCCCCTGCGCGACGCCGCCTTGGATCATGCCCTCGACGGTCGCCGGGTTGAGACGCGTTCCGCAGTCGTCGGCGATGAAGTAGTCCAGGATCTCGACGCGGCCGGTCTCGCGGTCGATCTCGATCGCCACGACGTGACACGCGTTCGCCGCGGTCAGGTAGCTCTTCGCGCGGCCGAGCTCGTCGGGCTGGGTGCGTCCGGGCGCGGTCCAGACGTAGGTCGCCTCCGGGCTCGGCTCGACGCCGGGCGGCAGAAGATCGCTTCGCGCCAGCATGGTTCCCGCGACCTGCGCGAGCGACAGCATGGCTCCCGGAACGCCGCGGATCGCGAACGCGCCGTCGCGGAGCTCGATCTTTTCGCTCTCGGTCTGCAGCAGGTGCGCGGCGACGAGCGAGAGCTTCCGCGCGAGCTTCTCCGCGGCGCCGAGCACCGCGCCGGCGAGCGCCACGCCGAGCCGGCTGCCGCCCGGACCGAAGTGGGGCGGGGCGGAGAGGGAGTCCTGGGGAACCACCTGCACGTCCGCGAGCTCGACGCCGAAGAAGTCGGCGAGGAGCTGCGTCGCGATGGTGTACTGCCCCTGGCCCTCGTGCGCGAAGCCGACGCGCACGATCACCTTGCCCAAGATGTCGATCGCGACGCTGCAGCCCTCGGGCACGCCCGTGCTCGGCATGCCCAGGATCGAGTAGGCGTTCCAGTCGAAGACGCCGGGCTCGATCGTGCTCACCACGCCGATGCCGAAGAGGCGGCCCTGCGCGCGCGCCGCGCCCTGCCGCGCACGGAGCGCCGCGTAGTCGGAGAGCTCGAGCACGGCGTCCAGAGCCGCCTCGTAGTTCCCGCTGTCGTACTCGTTTCCGCTCGGGATCGTGTACGGGAAGCGATCGGGCGGGATGAAGTTCCGCCGCCGGATCTCCGCTGGATCGAGCGCGAGCTCGCGCGCGGCGACGTCCATCAGCTGCTCGAGCACCAGGTTGTGCGGCGGCGGGCCCATTCCGCGGTAGGGACTTCCCGGAAGCTTGTTCGTGGCGACGATCGTGAGGTCGTACTCCGCGACCGGAATCGCGTAGCAGCCCGTGAAGGAGGCGAGCGGCTTGGCGGCGCTCACCGCGCCGAAGCCCTCCGCGGTCGCGCCGAGGTCGTCCAGGAGCTTCACTCGAAACGCGCCGACCCGGCCGTCGCGATCGAGCGCGAGCGACGCCGTGTAGTGTCGGTCCCAGGACTGGCTCGCGCCGCCGGACATGTACTCGATCCGGTCCTCGATCCACTTCACCGGCCGCCCGCCCGCCTTGCGCGAGAGCAGCGCGGTGATGTCGGTGCCGCGCGATCCGCCCTTGCCGCCGAAGCTTCCGCCGTGCGGCTGGCTGATCAGCCGCACCTTGTGCGACGGGAGCCGCAGCGACGCGGCGCGGCCGAGCGCCATCTGCGACTGCGACTGGAAGCTGCCGTGACAGGTCAAGCTTCCCTCGACCGGATCCCACTGGCTGATCACGCCGAAGGTCTCCATCGGATTGGCGCCCAGGCGGTGCCAG from Deltaproteobacteria bacterium includes:
- a CDS encoding amidohydrolase — translated: MNASDPFVALSECHLMNPQSMAEMSYYPNFTRWWQSVDGVMRAWAGRDLAGGGHMPAPIAEELVKYMDEARVDVAFALREPMMDISGHAMPMSSNGFILSQIEPYRERLYLECNVGPILKRGVEHAIWELEFLVKERNARLCKVYVCEDEGALNDKRLWPFYEKACELDIALTVHTGMSYVVPQPSRFSHPGLLDDVLLDFPDLKVIAYHMGWPHSEELIGLAGKHRNLYLSLSGVIGWFQRAPYRGYHMIGEAMQWAGPGRIVMGLDLPFDDMTRVVDWVRNLQMPEELQQKWGYAPISDEDRAGILGLTLAKLAKIEPTKRVK
- a CDS encoding xanthine dehydrogenase family protein molybdopterin-binding subunit; translation: PEDALERIRVEYAPLPAVVDAGRAARPESTPLFEEHGHNIVFQRRFRWGDVEAAFRGADRVVERSFRWHRLGANPMETFGVISQWDPVEGSLTCHGSFQSQSQMALGRAASLRLPSHKVRLISQPHGGSFGGKGGSRGTDITALLSRKAGGRPVKWIEDRIEYMSGGASQSWDRHYTASLALDRDGRVGAFRVKLLDDLGATAEGFGAVSAAKPLASFTGCYAIPVAEYDLTIVATNKLPGSPYRGMGPPPHNLVLEQLMDVAARELALDPAEIRRRNFIPPDRFPYTIPSGNEYDSGNYEAALDAVLELSDYAALRARQGAARAQGRLFGIGVVSTIEPGVFDWNAYSILGMPSTGVPEGCSVAIDILGKVIVRVGFAHEGQGQYTIATQLLADFFGVELADVQVVPQDSLSAPPHFGPGGSRLGVALAGAVLGAAEKLARKLSLVAAHLLQTESEKIELRDGAFAIRGVPGAMLSLAQVAGTMLARSDLLPPGVEPSPEATYVWTAPGRTQPDELGRAKSYLTAANACHVVAIEIDRETGRVEILDYFIADDCGTRLNPATVEGMIQGGVAQGIGAALLEEYHYDASGQPLTATLMDYLLPTIHDVPETRKTAIVTPSPFTPLGAKGVGEGAMHTTPAAMLCAINDALSPLGVVATEIPATPERLWRLMKEQPR